CCTTTTCACAGAAGGACTTCGCCAGGGCCACCAGGTGGTTGGTGAAGTTGTTGGCGAACACGGCGGCCAGGTGCATTTGCAGCCGCTGTTCAGAGTCCATCACGGTGATGTTGCCCGAAATGCTCTGGGCCAGGGATTGCAGGCGGCGCAGTACATCGTCGGCCGCGGCCTCTATTAATAATGGTATAACCGGGTAACTTTTATTTTCCTTGCGGATGGATTGCAGGGGGTAAATCACCCCGGTGGCGGTAGATATCTTATTGATCGCTGCGAGTGGAACAGCGCCGGCAGTATGCGCCACGATGCGCCGGCCGAGGCGTAGCTGATCGTTCAGTTCGGGTAATACGGCATCGCTCACCGCCAGCAGGTACACGTCTGCCTCCATATTTATATCTAGCAGGTCGGCAGCGTGACTGGCACCGAGCACACCGGCCAGTTCGGCGGCATGTTCCTTTTTGCGGCTGATCACCTGTTTTACGGAATGGCCGTGCAGCTTTAGCTGGGTGCCAAAACAGTGCGCTACATTCCCGGAACCGATAATAACTATATCCATCTGGCTTGTATTTTAAAATATTATGCTTGGCTACCCATCCGCCCGGGCGGAGCCATGGAGCGGGCTTAACCACAGATACGCGTCCAATTTACAACCCTTTGGGATTTCGCCCCTATTTTTTATATCAGCCTACTTTTATATACTTGCAAAATCCGGATGTGTATCTTTTTACGATATTTTCCGTATTATATTATAATAAAGCTGGCGTTTCATGGCAAAAAATCTGGTTATAGTAGAGTCCCCGGCGAAGGCTAAGACTATCGAAAAGATACTGGGTAAGGACTTCGAAGTTACCTCCTGCTTCGGTCACATT
This genomic interval from Chitinophaga horti contains the following:
- a CDS encoding Rossmann-like and DUF2520 domain-containing protein — encoded protein: MDIVIIGSGNVAHCFGTQLKLHGHSVKQVISRKKEHAAELAGVLGASHAADLLDINMEADVYLLAVSDAVLPELNDQLRLGRRIVAHTAGAVPLAAINKISTATGVIYPLQSIRKENKSYPVIPLLIEAAADDVLRRLQSLAQSISGNITVMDSEQRLQMHLAAVFANNFTNHLVALAKSFCEKEQLDFQLLQPLIAETFARLEKFAPEQVQTGPALRNDQSTMDLHLAQLSRYPEMQRIYPVLSESIYNFHRLISAK